The genomic window GATGGTAAAAGGTGTCGCGATGTTTTAGATGCTTTAAATCATTGTTATATTTCAAAAGGTAGTATTTCAAATATTTTAAATAAATACGATATTGCTGAATATTTTCAACTAGCAGAAAAAGAAACTAAAACTAGAATTGATATCAAAAATAAGGATTTGTATATTCAACTAGATGAGACATTTTTAGCGATATTAGACCATAAAGTTAAACAAGACCAAAGAATCGTTTAGTTACTTTTCATACCGGACATAAAGAAAAAAAATACAAAAATGCTCGCAGAGAATTAGAAAACAAACGAGGTCATTTTCTAATGTTAAAAGTTGGTAAACGAATAAATACGATGGATTATCGTGATTTATTGATTAAAGAATTGCAAAAACATTATGTAAATATTAATTATGACAAAATAATTGTTTGTGGTGATGGTGATGCTTGAATTAGAGAAATTGCCAATAGTTTTGGTAATGTTAGATATATTTTAGATGGTTATCGCGCTATTAAAAAATTAAAACAAACTGCATTTAATATTATTTTTGAAAATCGCAAAGCAACACTAAATAATTGAATTGAATTATATAAGGATGGAAATCATCAAGAATTAATCAAAAACATTCGTAATGTTGCTAAAAATGAATTAAATAAAGATATTAAAATAAATTTAAGAAAGGCGAGTAATTATTTCAAAAACAATAAGCATGGTATGGTATTCATCATCAAAATTTAGAATAAAATATCGGTTGTAGTATTGAAAGTGACGTATCACATGGACGCATAAAGTTTTGTTAGGTAGGAAAAAAACATTTGAATAAGTATTAAGACATTCAGCAATGATTGTCTTTTTATTTTATAAGGTAAGGTGTTAAAATTTGTTCTTTGAAAATTATTCAAAAAAGAAAATTAAAAAATAGTTAAAAAACTACTAAAATAAATAAAAAAACATTAAAATATTAGCATATTTAAAAAATAAGGAGCTATTAATGAAAAAACATCCTCTGGTCAAAGAAATTTTATTTACCCGGCAACAAATTATTGAACGCACTAAGGCGTTAGCATTAGAAATTAGTAAATACTATCAATCTAATGACTCAACAATTATTCTTTTAGGAATTCTTAAAGGATGTATTCCCTTTTTAGCTGAATTTATTAGTCACTTAACAATTGAATGTGAAATTGACTTTATGGCGATTGCTTCTTTCCGCGGCGGAACCGAAGCTAGTAGCACACCACAAATTATAATGGACATTAACCAAGATATTACTAATCGTGATATTTTAATTATTGAAGACATCATTGAAAGTGGTGCCAGTTTACTAATCATCAAAGAATATTTATTTTTAAAAGGAGCTAAAACGGTAAAAATGGTGACATTACTAGACAAAACTAAAGGAAGAAAGGTTGAACTTAACGCTGATTGAACCGGTTTTCAAGCACCCCAAGAGTTTCTTGTTGGTTATGGTCTTGATTATCAAGAAAAACTCCGTAACTTACCTTATGTCGCCATTGCTGATATGGAAAAAATAATACTCCTAGAAAAATAATAATGTCTCTAAACAAAAATACCTAACATTATACAATGTTGGGTATTTTAATTAATTACTATTTCATTCACAATTCAATCCCTAGAAAAGCAATAAACAAACTACCCACCAAATACGTTAGTGCAAAGGTAATGAGAAAATAAAACAGCAAAGCCTCACGAGGTTTTTTGGGATTTAAAATGCTATTTCATAATATAGAACTAGTTCCCAAACTAGAAAACAAAAAAGCAATTAAATAAATCGCAATTTTAATTAAATGAATTGATAGCACCGTATCCATAAATAAACTCCCTTCTACTAAAAATTAGTCATATTAGTATGACGATCTTTTGCTAACTGTAATAAATGATCTTTCGCTTTATCATCATATTCAATATAATCAGTTAAAATTTTAACTTCTTTCTTTGTTGAATATAATATTCCTGAAGAAATAAGTAATTTATAAGTTTTTTTATGTTGTTTAACAAACATTTGTGCTATTTCCAAATTAGCAACAATAGGAATATGTTGTTCTAAAATTCCGATATAGCCCTCTGTAGTTTTAACAGTTATAATTTCAACGACATCATCAAAGAAAATTCCTAATGGTGTTATAATTTTTAGTTTTATCGCCATTGATTTTAACCCTCTGTTAATTCTTTAGCCTTAGTAATCGCTTCTTCAATGCTACCAACAAACAAAAATGCTTGTTCTGGCAATTTATCGTGTTTACCAGCTAATATTTCTTTAAAACTTTGAATCGTTTTTGATATCGGAACAAAATTACCTTTCATTCCCGTAAATTTTTCAGCAACCGAAAATGACTGTGATAAAAAATTACGAATCTTTCTAGCGCGATTAACAAGCAATTTATCTTCATCTGATAATTCTTCAATTCCCAAAATTGCAATAATATCTTGTAATTCTTTAAATCTTTGTAAAATTTGTTGCACTTTTCTAGCAACTTGATAATGTTCTTGACCAACAACTTCTGGATCTAATAGTCGTGAAGAAGAATTTAAAGGATCAATCGCTGGATAAATCCCTAAAGCCGCGATACTACGATCTAATACCGTTCTAGCATCTAAATGACTAAAAGTAGTTGCTGGCGCCGGATCAGTTAAATCATCAGCGGGAACATAAATTGCTTGTACCGATGTAATTGAACCTTTTTTTGTTGAAGTAATTCTTTCTTGTAAAGCTCCCATTTCTGTTGCTAAAGTTGGTTGATAACCCGCTGCTGAAGGCATTCTTCCCAATAAAGCCGAAACTTCACTTCCGGCCTGCGTAAAGCGAAAAATATTATCAATAAACAATAACACATCTTGATTTTGCTCATCACGAAAATACTCAGACATCGTTAATCCTGTTAATGCCACTCGCATTCTTGCTCCCGGAGGTTCATTCATTTGCCCAAAAACTAATGCCGTTTTATTAATAACATTAGCTTCAATCATTTCATAATATAAATCATTCCCCTCGCGAGTCCGTTCACCAACGCCAGTAAAAACAGAAATCCCGCCATGTTCTTTAGCAATGTTATTAATTAATTCTTGCACCAAAACCGTTTTACCAACACCAGCCCCACCAAAAAGACCAATCTTACCACCCCGAGCATAAGGAACTAACAAATCAATAACTTTTATTCCCGTCTCTAAAATTTCCTCTGTTGTGCTTTGTTCTTCATAACTCGGAGCAATACGATGAATTGGCATTCTTCGCGTTCCTTTAGGAGTTATTGAACCATCTAACGGCTCACCTAAAACATTGAAAATTCTTCCTAAAGTTTCTTTCCCTACAGGAACCATAATTGCTTTCCCAGTATCTATCGCTTTTAAACCTCTAGTTAATCCTTCTGTTGGTCCCATTGAAATTGTTCTCACAATATCATCGCCTAATGCTTGCATCACTTCAACAACTAACTTTTCACCATTATTATCAATTTCCACAGCATTATACAAATTAGGTAAATTGTTATGCGAAAAACGAATATCAATAACTGGTCCTAAAATTTGAATAACTTTACCTTCATTATGCTTTTGTTTTTCAACTTTTTTCATAACTAATTGTCTCCTTTCCTAATTTGTACTATCAGCCGCAGCAATAATTTCCGCAATCTCTTGCGTTATTTTAGCTTGACGAGAACGATTATATTGCAATGTTAAATTATCTTTCAATTCATTAGCATTATTAGTAGCATTTTCCATCGCTAACCTTCTTGATGCTTGTTCCGATACTTGCGATTCACTAATGGCACTATAAATAATAGTATTTAAATATAATAAAATTGTTGTTTCTAATACCGTTTGAGCATCCGGTTCAAACTCAAACAATGAATTTTGCTGAGTATTAATTTTAGCAATCGGTAACAATTGCAATGTCGTTGGTTGAAACAAAATATTATTAATAAATTTTGTATAAACTAATTTAATTCGTTCAATTTCTTTATTATTAAGCAGACTTAAAACTTGAAAACCAATTTCTTGTGCTTGATGATATTCAAAATTTAAATCTAAATTAGAATAACTACTAATGACATTATAACCACGATTTTGATAATAACTAATCCCTTTAGCACCAATTACAATTAATAAATCACTTTTTTTAATTTCTGAGATTACTAATTTATGAATATTATAGTTATAATCAGCACAAAGACTAATATTAGAATTAATAATAATTCATACTGTTCGGAAATGTGAACCATCATCTTTTTGTAAATACATGGAATCATTAGTATTGCTAATAATATGATGAAAAACATCATACATTTCTTCACTATATGGTCTAATCTCTTGAATTCTTTTGCTAGCTTTTTTCAATTTTGCTGTTGCTGCTAATTGCAAAGCACGAGAAATTTTACCAATCGTATTAATTGTTTGAATACGATTTTTAATCTGAAAATCTTGTTGCATAACTATTAATGAAGATCTTTTTTAACTTTAATTTTACCTTGAATCAATAACAATTCTCATTGTTCTTTTGTCCCATAACTAATAATTTCATATTTATCAATTTTACTAACTAGATGATAAACTACTTTAATAATTTCTGTATCAACTTTACTTTTTAACTCTTTAGAAAAGGCTTTAACTTTTTTTAATTCTTTATATACCTTATGAGCTTCTTTATTATTTTTAAAATAATTAATAATATTTTCTTTAAACAATAAAATTTTATCTAAAGGAATTCATTGAATTCTTCGTAAATTAATTGCTAATAACAAAATTGCTTGATTAGTTTGTGATAATGGACTATATTGCGTTTGTTTTAAAATATCAATCGCTCGTTGTCCGTGTTCTAAAACTCTTTTTGTCATTTCATCTAAATCAGAACCGAATTGGGTAAAAGCTTGCAATTCATTATATTGTGCTAATTCTAATTTTAATGTTCCTGCAACCTGTTTAATTGCCTTAATTTGAGCAGCACTACCAACTCGCGAAACTGAGAGTCCAAGATTAACGGCCGGACGAATCCCCGAATTAAATAATTGACTAGTTAAAAAAATTTGACCATCAGTAATAGAAATAACATTGGTGGGAATATATGCTGAAATATCACCGGCTTGCGTTTCAATAATTGGTAATGCTGTAATTGAACCATTACCATTATCCTTATTTAATCTTGCCGCTCGTTCTAATAATCGTGAATGCAAGTAAAAAACATCGCCGGGATATGCTTCTCTTCCTGGTGGTCTTCGTAATAACAAGGCCATTGTGCGATATGCAACCGCATGCTTACTTAAATCATCATAAACAATTAAAACATCTTTACCTTGTTCCATTCACTCCTCGGCAATAGTAACGCCCGTATACGGTGCTAAATATTGTAATGGTGCCAATTCACTGGCACCAGCAGCAACAATCGTAGTATAATTCATTGCCTCTGTTTGTTTTAATCGTTCCACAACTTGCGCAACAGTAGAAGATTTTTGACCAATGGCAACATAAACACAATAAACATCTCTACCTTGTTGATTCAAAATCGTATCAATCGCAATTGCGGTTTTACCAGTTTGGCGATCACCAATAATTAATTCTCGTTGTCCTTTACCAATAGGAATCATTGCATCAATTACTAAAATACCTGTTTGCAATGATTCATCAACTGATTGTCGCGTCATAACTCCTGGAGCAATTCTTTCAACAGGTCGTTTCTTTTTACTTTTAATCGCTCCTTTACCATCAATTGGTTGTCCTAAGGCATTAACAACTCTTCCCAATAACTCATCACCAACAATAGTTTCAACAACTTGTTTTGTTCGTTTAACAGCATCGCCTTCCTTAATATAAGTATCATCGCCCATTAAAACAACGCCGACAACATCTTCTTCTAAGTTTAAAACCATCCCATAAACATCATTATCAAAAAGTAATAACTCACCTAGCATTGCCTTATCTAATCCATGAAGCACAGCAATTCCGTCACCGACACTAATAACACTACCTTCTTCACTTAATTCAATTTTTTTACCATAATGTTTAATTTGATTTTTAATTGCATCAGCAATTTCATTTACTTTAAATGACATCTATATCACCCGCCTTACTTATTTTCAATATTTCGTTTCATTGCTAATAATCGCCCTTTTATTGAACCATCAAAAACTTGATCTTGAACTTTTACTTTTATGCCGGCAATTAGACTAAGATCAATTTTATTAACTAATTCCACTTTTTGTTGTAAAATTTTCGCAATTTTTTTCTCAATTTTATCAATAGCTTCTTGTTGCAATTTTATTGTTGAAAAAACAATTCCATAAAAAACATTCGCTCTTTCATTGCACAGATTACGAAATACTTTAAGAATTAATCTTACTTGCCGAAAATTATTACGATCAATTAATAATTTAAAAAAATTAACAAAAATATCATTAGCTTTATCTTTAAAAATTTTATCAATAATTTTTTTTTGTTTTTGTTTTTCTAAATTGTGTGTTGACAAAATATCAATAATTCGTGGATACTCAAAAAACAATTTAATTAAATGAATTGATTGCCTTAACATAATATCAAGTTGTTTTTCTTCTTTCCCTAGCTTTAGTAGTGCTAATGCTCAATTTTGAATCATTAAAATAACTCCTAATCTAATTGTTTAATAAAATCATCAATCAAAACTTCATTTTGTTCACGATCAATCTCTTTTTCCAAAATATTTTGTGCCATGTTAAAAGCAACATCAATAATTTCTTGACGAATGTTTTCTTCCGCTTTAATCCGCTCTTTTAAAATATCTCTTTGCGACTGTTCGTCAATTAACCCCGCCTCAATGCTCGCTTGATTAATAATTTCTTGTCTTTGCGTTAAAGCTTCCGCTTTAGCATCATCAATAATTTGTTGTGATTGCATTTTAGAATCCTTTAATAACGAATTAGCTTCTATTTCATACTTTATTGCTTGTGTTTGTTTCCTAATCGCATCATCAATTAAATCTTTAATAATACTTCTTCGTTTTTGCATTAATTGTTTAAAAGGTTTATAAAGAAAAAAACCTAAAACAACTAATAAAACAACAGTTGCCAAAATATGAGTAATGAACACTCACACATTAGGAAATAATTGATTAATAATATTTTCTTGTTTAATTTTATAAAAAATTGCTAAATAACTTAAAAACATCTAATCTTATTCCTTTCCTTACGTAACAAATATTAAAATTAAAGCAATAACAAGACTATAAATAGCACCAGTTTCTGCAATGGCACAACCAATAATTAACATTGTTCTAATCTTACCATTAGCTTCTGGATTTCTTCCTACCGCCTCAGCAGCTTTACCAGCAGCATAACCTTGACCAATCCCGGCACCAAAACAACCTAAAACAGCAATTCCTGCTCCAATAAATTTGCCTCATGAAGCTGAAGCATTACCACTAGCCAAAATTGCTCCAACAGTATTAATACTATTTATTATTTCCACACTCATCATCTATTTACCCTCCTTTTAGACATTATATTAAATATTTTGTGAATTAAATGAAACAATTATCCATCAGCTTCACGAGTATTAATAGCACCTTCTTTACTAACCGGTTTTTCATCACCAATTTCTAATTTTCAATAAACTAATGTTAAAATTGAAAAAATAACCGCTTGAATAATACCAAAAAAAATATCAAAATAAAAATGAAAAAACGGTGCTAAAAATCCTGCTAAAAAATTCACTTGACCAATAACTGGAATTTGTCTAAAAATTAAATCACTAAATTGATATAACAACGCCATAATAATGCTGCCACCTAAAATATTTCCAAAAAGTCGAAATGAAATGGAAACTAATGGCACAAATTGCGTTAATAATTCTAATGGATTTAAATATCGTTTAAAAAAAGCTAATCTTTGAAATTTAATTCCAAAAATATAAATCCCCACAAATGTTATTAATCCCATCGCAAATGTTGTTGTATACGATGTCATCTGCGATTCAAACCCAACAATTGATAACAAATTACCAACAATAATGTATGATAACAAATATAAAAAATATGATGTTAATCATTTAAAACTCGATCCTAAAATACTAATAACTAAATTTTCAACACCTTTAACACAAAGTTCCATAATTAACACTAATCCTCGCGGCTCATCTTTAGGATCAAGTTTTTTTACTTTAAAAAAATATATTAAAGTGATAATACTAATAATTAAAGTTGTTAAAACAATCGTTGTTACTTGCGGAACAAGTTTTCACTGATCTCACAATTCAAAACTTGCACACATCTTAAGATTCATTTTTCAAATTCCTCTTTTCTATCAAAGCATTATACATATTAACAATTAAAGTTGCAATAAAAGCAAGTATTAAACCAAAAATACTACTAAAAATATTAAAATATTCATTAAATAGCACAATAATCAGAACAGGAATTAAATATAATAATACTCGCAATAAAAAAAGTAACCCTATTACTAATTTATTAATTGATTGACCTATTTGGATAACATACGAAGTTAAAAAAATTAGCAAAAAATAATTCAATAAACTAAAAACACTTGTTGTAACAAAACCAGTAATCAAATTTCAAGACAAATAATTAATTAAAATAAAAACTGTTGTTACTAATAGTCCGATAAAAATTAACAACCCAAAAACAATCATTATTTGTTTTTCATATTTCCAATTAATATTTTTCATTATAACTATCTACTGTGTATCAAAATAACGATCTCCCGCATCACCAAGACCCGGAACAATATAACCGTTTTCATTAAGCTTTTCATCAACTGCAGCTGTATAAATGTTAATATCAGGATGCGCTTTTTCCAGTTTTTCAATTCCCTCTGGAGCAGCTAATAAACAAATAAACTTAATATTATATGATACTTTTCACTGTTTAACAATATCAATTGCAGCTATTGCCGTGCCGCCGGTTGCTAACATTGGATCTAAAATTAATGTATAACTATTTTTCACATTATTAGGTTTTTTTTCTAAATACTTCTTAGGTTGCAAAGATTTTTCATCACGATAAA from Spiroplasma endosymbiont of Agriotes lineatus includes these protein-coding regions:
- the hpt gene encoding hypoxanthine phosphoribosyltransferase, with amino-acid sequence MKKHPLVKEILFTRQQIIERTKALALEISKYYQSNDSTIILLGILKGCIPFLAEFISHLTIECEIDFMAIASFRGGTEASSTPQIIMDINQDITNRDILIIEDIIESGASLLIIKEYLFLKGAKTVKMVTLLDKTKGRKVELNADWTGFQAPQEFLVGYGLDYQEKLRNLPYVAIADMEKIILLEK
- a CDS encoding UPF0236 family transposase-like protein, coding for MQGYKVVHFALRTIITIFGDVTFKRRRYKYWNQKSDKFEYVCLLDKEIGLLPKQRIYFDVQFKVLSLLGDGKRCRDVLDALNHCYISKGSISNILNKYDIAEYFQLAEKETKTRIDIKNKDLYIQLDETFLAILDHKVKQDQRIV
- the atpD gene encoding F0F1 ATP synthase subunit beta, with product MKKVEKQKHNEGKVIQILGPVIDIRFSHNNLPNLYNAVEIDNNGEKLVVEVMQALGDDIVRTISMGPTEGLTRGLKAIDTGKAIMVPVGKETLGRIFNVLGEPLDGSITPKGTRRMPIHRIAPSYEEQSTTEEILETGIKVIDLLVPYARGGKIGLFGGAGVGKTVLVQELINNIAKEHGGISVFTGVGERTREGNDLYYEMIEANVINKTALVFGQMNEPPGARMRVALTGLTMSEYFRDEQNQDVLLFIDNIFRFTQAGSEVSALLGRMPSAAGYQPTLATEMGALQERITSTKKGSITSVQAIYVPADDLTDPAPATTFSHLDARTVLDRSIAALGIYPAIDPLNSSSRLLDPEVVGQEHYQVARKVQQILQRFKELQDIIAILGIEELSDEDKLLVNRARKIRNFLSQSFSVAEKFTGMKGNFVPISKTIQSFKEILAGKHDKLPEQAFLFVGSIEEAITKAKELTEG
- a CDS encoding F0F1 ATP synthase subunit A, which produces MCASFELWDQWKLVPQVTTIVLTTLIISIITLIYFFKVKKLDPKDEPRGLVLIMELCVKGVENLVISILGSSFKWLTSYFLYLLSYIIVGNLLSIVGFESQMTSYTTTFAMGLITFVGIYIFGIKFQRLAFFKRYLNPLELLTQFVPLVSISFRLFGNILGGSIIMALLYQFSDLIFRQIPVIGQVNFLAGFLAPFFHFYFDIFFGIIQAVIFSILTLVYWKLEIGDEKPVSKEGAINTREADG
- a CDS encoding F0F1 ATP synthase subunit delta, which translates into the protein MIQNWALALLKLGKEEKQLDIMLRQSIHLIKLFFEYPRIIDILSTHNLEKQKQKKIIDKIFKDKANDIFVNFFKLLIDRNNFRQVRLILKVFRNLCNERANVFYGIVFSTIKLQQEAIDKIEKKIAKILQQKVELVNKIDLSLIAGIKVKVQDQVFDGSIKGRLLAMKRNIENK
- a CDS encoding MG406 family protein, which gives rise to MKNINWKYEKQIMIVFGLLIFIGLLVTTVFILINYLSWNLITGFVTTSVFSLLNYFLLIFLTSYVIQIGQSINKLVIGLLFLLRVLLYLIPVLIIVLFNEYFNIFSSIFGLILAFIATLIVNMYNALIEKRNLKNES
- the upp gene encoding uracil phosphoribosyltransferase — translated: MALFIIKHPLIDDKLTRLRKKDINSKIFKENVNEITRLMAYEVFRDLKLQEISIETPIVAATGKKIAQDIIFVPVLRAGLGMVDGMLGLVPNAKIGHIGIYRDEKSLQPKKYLEKKPNNVKNSYTLILDPMLATGGTAIAAIDIVKQWKVSYNIKFICLLAAPEGIEKLEKAHPDINIYTAAVDEKLNENGYIVPGLGDAGDRYFDTQ
- the atpA gene encoding F0F1 ATP synthase subunit alpha → MSFKVNEIADAIKNQIKHYGKKIELSEEGSVISVGDGIAVLHGLDKAMLGELLLFDNDVYGMVLNLEEDVVGVVLMGDDTYIKEGDAVKRTKQVVETIVGDELLGRVVNALGQPIDGKGAIKSKKKRPVERIAPGVMTRQSVDESLQTGILVIDAMIPIGKGQRELIIGDRQTGKTAIAIDTILNQQGRDVYCVYVAIGQKSSTVAQVVERLKQTEAMNYTTIVAAGASELAPLQYLAPYTGVTIAEEWMEQGKDVLIVYDDLSKHAVAYRTMALLLRRPPGREAYPGDVFYLHSRLLERAARLNKDNGNGSITALPIIETQAGDISAYIPTNVISITDGQIFLTSQLFNSGIRPAVNLGLSVSRVGSAAQIKAIKQVAGTLKLELAQYNELQAFTQFGSDLDEMTKRVLEHGQRAIDILKQTQYSPLSQTNQAILLLAINLRRIQWIPLDKILLFKENIINYFKNNKEAHKVYKELKKVKAFSKELKSKVDTEIIKVVYHLVSKIDKYEIISYGTKEQWELLLIQGKIKVKKDLH
- the atpE gene encoding ATP synthase F0 subunit C, which encodes MMSVEIINSINTVGAILASGNASASWGKFIGAGIAVLGCFGAGIGQGYAAGKAAEAVGRNPEANGKIRTMLIIGCAIAETGAIYSLVIALILIFVT
- the atpG gene encoding ATP synthase F1 subunit gamma; this encodes MQQDFQIKNRIQTINTIGKISRALQLAATAKLKKASKRIQEIRPYSEEMYDVFHHIISNTNDSMYLQKDDGSHFRTVWIIINSNISLCADYNYNIHKLVISEIKKSDLLIVIGAKGISYYQNRGYNVISSYSNLDLNFEYHQAQEIGFQVLSLLNNKEIERIKLVYTKFINNILFQPTTLQLLPIAKINTQQNSLFEFEPDAQTVLETTILLYLNTIIYSAISESQVSEQASRRLAMENATNNANELKDNLTLQYNRSRQAKITQEIAEIIAAADSTN
- the atpF gene encoding F0F1 ATP synthase subunit B, which codes for MFLSYLAIFYKIKQENIINQLFPNVWVFITHILATVVLLVVLGFFLYKPFKQLMQKRRSIIKDLIDDAIRKQTQAIKYEIEANSLLKDSKMQSQQIIDDAKAEALTQRQEIINQASIEAGLIDEQSQRDILKERIKAEENIRQEIIDVAFNMAQNILEKEIDREQNEVLIDDFIKQLD
- a CDS encoding F0F1 ATP synthase subunit epsilon, whose protein sequence is MAIKLKIITPLGIFFDDVVEIITVKTTEGYIGILEQHIPIVANLEIAQMFVKQHKKTYKLLISSGILYSTKKEVKILTDYIEYDDKAKDHLLQLAKDRHTNMTNF